The proteins below come from a single Serratia ficaria genomic window:
- a CDS encoding MFS transporter, translating into MTDSSQSAAPPAKGSAVKGTAFSILGAISVSHLLNDMIQSLILAIYPILQADFHLSFVQIGMITLTYQLTASLLQPLIGHYTDRHPQPYSLPIGMGFTLSGLLLLAVANTFPLVLLAAALVGTGSSVFHPESSRVARMASGGRHGLAQSLFQVGGNFGSSLGPLLAALIIAPYGKGNVAWFSLAALLAIVVLLQVSKWYQQQHRAAKGQPKSPSALKALPKRTVAYSLGILLVLIFSKYFYLASISSYYTFYLIHKFGVSVQNAQIHLFAFLFAVAAGTIIGGPLGDKIGRKYVIWGSILGAAPFTLILPYASLYWTGILTVIIGVILASAFSAILVYAQELIPGKVGMVSGLFFGFAFGMGGLGAAVLGYVADLTSIELVYQICAFLPLIGIITALLPNMDHKAQ; encoded by the coding sequence ATGACCGACAGTAGCCAAAGCGCTGCACCGCCGGCCAAGGGCAGTGCGGTGAAAGGCACCGCGTTTTCCATCCTTGGCGCCATCAGCGTGTCTCACCTGCTCAACGACATGATCCAGTCGCTGATCCTGGCGATTTACCCGATCCTGCAAGCCGACTTCCACCTGAGTTTCGTGCAGATCGGCATGATTACCCTGACCTATCAGCTGACCGCGTCCCTGTTGCAGCCGCTGATCGGTCACTACACCGACAGGCACCCGCAGCCCTACTCCCTGCCGATCGGCATGGGCTTCACCCTGTCGGGCCTGCTGCTGCTGGCGGTCGCCAACACCTTCCCGCTGGTGTTGCTGGCGGCGGCGCTGGTGGGCACCGGTTCCTCGGTGTTCCATCCGGAGTCCTCCCGCGTGGCGCGCATGGCCTCCGGCGGCCGACACGGCCTGGCGCAGTCGTTGTTCCAGGTCGGCGGCAACTTCGGCAGCTCGCTCGGGCCGTTGCTGGCGGCGTTGATCATCGCCCCTTACGGCAAAGGCAACGTCGCCTGGTTCTCGCTGGCGGCGCTGCTGGCGATCGTGGTGCTGCTGCAGGTCAGCAAATGGTATCAGCAACAGCACCGGGCGGCGAAAGGTCAGCCCAAAAGCCCTTCCGCGTTGAAAGCGCTGCCAAAACGTACGGTCGCCTACTCGCTGGGCATCCTGCTGGTGCTGATTTTTTCCAAATACTTCTACTTGGCCAGCATCAGCAGCTATTACACCTTTTATCTGATACATAAGTTCGGCGTTTCGGTGCAGAACGCCCAGATACACCTGTTCGCCTTCCTGTTCGCCGTCGCGGCCGGAACCATCATCGGCGGGCCTCTCGGCGACAAGATAGGGAGAAAATACGTAATTTGGGGCTCAATCCTTGGCGCAGCGCCGTTCACGCTCATTTTACCCTACGCATCGCTCTACTGGACCGGCATTCTGACGGTGATCATCGGGGTAATTCTCGCCTCGGCCTTCTCGGCGATCCTGGTCTACGCACAGGAGCTGATCCCCGGTAAAGTCGGCATGGTTTCCGGTTTATTCTTCGGTTTTGCTTTCGGTATGGGCGGTTTAGGTGCGGCGGTTCTTGGTTATGTCGCAGATTTGACCAGCATCGAGCTGGTCTACCAAATCTGTGCTTTCCTGCCGTTAATCGGCATCATCACCGCACTATTGCCTAATATGGACCATAAAGCGCAGTAA